A single genomic interval of Spinacia oleracea cultivar Varoflay chromosome 6, BTI_SOV_V1, whole genome shotgun sequence harbors:
- the LOC110806256 gene encoding pEARLI1-like lipid transfer protein 1, with protein sequence MSSKVFSSVVLLLCLNIVFFTMVSSQHVRSPPPRPRSPPPSRSPPPIMASPPVPPPSNSCPIDTLKLKVCANVLNDLLEITNGTPQCCSLIEGLVDLEAAVCLCTVIKANVLGIKVNATLNINVLLNNCGKKIPEGFECS encoded by the coding sequence ATGTCTTCAAAAGTATTTTCATCAGTTGTCCTCCTCCTATGTCTCAACATAGTGTTTTTCACTATGGTGAGTTCCCAACATGTCCGCTCCCCACCACCTCGCCCTAGGTCACCACCACCTTCCAGGTCACCACCTCCAATTATGGCGTCCCCACCCGTGCCACCTCCTAGCAACAGTTGCCCCATAGATACGCTAAAATTGAAGGTGTGTGCCAATGTATTGAATGATTTGCTTGAAATCACGAATGGCACCCCACAATGTTGTTCTCTCATTGAAGGGTTAGTTGACCTTGAAGCAGCAGTTTGTCTTTGTACTGTCATTAAAGCTAATGTTTTAGGGATCAAAGTTAATGCTACACTCAACATAAATGTGTTGCTCAACAATTGTGGTAAGAAGATACCTGAAGGCTTCGAATGTTCTTAA